The nucleotide window ACGAATTTTCGAGACTCCGTGGCCAAGCTGGTTAAGGCGTGCGACTGTTAATCGCAAGATCGTGAGTTCAATCCTCACCGGGGTCGAATaaattttattttttgaagTACTTCAATACATTTATGATATGTGTGAAAGGCCAATCTCTACATTAATTCTTATTAACTCTTGTTATAGTATGTAGCTATTTTTTACATAATTATGCAACACGAGTTTGTTTTCTTGGCCTGCTTGTAAAACATCTTGGAACTCGCGGTCAAAGATTCCGACTTATCGACCAAATTATCTAGTTTCTCTCCTCTTTGCAAAACGTTCTCAATGGTCTTATGTAGCACAATCTTTGTTTCGTCCAATTCCTGTTGGACTTTCATAATTGCGTCGGCTTGCGATGGGTCCTGGTATTTCCTAATGTACAtctccaattctttcatATGCAACGAAGCATTGGTCTCGCTTACGTTCTTCCAGTCACTCACAGGGTGTGCGATCATATATTCATCTAAtatcttgttcaacaacGTATATGCAGGTCTCACTGGATATTCCTTATCGGTGATGAGCACACCACAGAGGCCCTCTGAACGACAGTACACATGTCCAATGTAGTTTCCTTCTTCGACACTCTGCCTTTGACCTCCACTAGTCCTACTGGCTACTGTTTCAGCAAAAAAGGTCATAAATTGGCCCACACTccctctttcaaagaaccCAAACTGCGATAGGTCTTTCACTTCGCTCAATTCCAAGGCCTTTTCGCCACCGCTACGGAACACCCCAATGTAGTATATCTTCATGCTATCAGCTGTTAAGGCCCCAATCACCTGGTCTTCTTGGTGTTCCAGAAGTGTTGATCCTCTGTATTGGCGAACTTTGCTTAAAACTTATAAGAGGCGTATCTCGTCCAACGAATTTCGTATTGATTATTTCACTTACTAATAGAACAAAAGTTCAGGCTTTTAGTGGTCAATTTG belongs to Torulaspora delbrueckii CBS 1146 chromosome 4, complete genome and includes:
- the YKT6 gene encoding palmitoyltransferase YKT6 (similar to Saccharomyces cerevisiae YKT6 (YKL196C); ancestral locus Anc_4.303); this translates as MKIYYIGVFRSGGEKALELSEVKDLSQFGFFERGSVGQFMTFFAETVASRTSGGQRQSVEEGNYIGHVYCRSEGLCGVLITDKEYPVRPAYTLLNKILDEYMIAHPVSDWKNVSETNASLHMKELEMYIRKYQDPSQADAIMKVQQELDETKIVLHKTIENVLQRGEKLDNLVDKSESLTASSKMFYKQAKKTNSCCIIM